Below is a genomic region from Prunus persica cultivar Lovell chromosome G3, Prunus_persica_NCBIv2, whole genome shotgun sequence.
AAATCAgattcatgaatcatgataaTGACGGTCATTGCCGCTGCTAGCGTCTTCCTCATGAGAACCAAAAATAGGGTTGACTGCGATTAGGGAATAGAGCGCATTGTTGGATAGGGTAGGGAAGCCACATGTAAAAGAGAATAATACATCTATCCGTATTCTATATAGATTGAAAGTTGTATCTTTGAATTGAGGGCACGTATACAGTGTGGTTCTCCTTATTTAGACAAAACATTTTCATTATTGTATACTGTTTGGATTTCTATTCTAAGGTAGATCATCAACTATAATGATACATCAATGTCAAATTAGTGAGAAGTGTGAGATAATAACACTTCACTAGTGGCAAGTGCCCCATTTATATATTAGTGAGAAGTGTGAGATAAGAACATTTCACGAGCTAATccccatattattttttattgatctAAGTTCTTTGACTATTTTATCACATAAGATTATATTCCTTTTTAGTATATTGACTCAACCACTGCGTTGGCATTGTTTGTTACTACCCTTTTGGTTGAAAACAGgaaaaatatatgattttaaGTCATTACTTTTCATattaatagttttttttaccATAATAATTTGATCAgataattttgtttgtttttttagttaGTCCATTCATTCAATTTgaacttttaaattacaatcaACATGACGGAGAAtcatttcttatttgttttatattatcTTTGCAAAATTCCTCCTCTATTTATCTCGAGTAAAAAATACTCGATAATACTATTTGTACCATTTTTACTGACTACCTTGATGACGGTGTATGTGTGATCCACTTATATTAGAGAGGTGGTCAATAAAAGTAGTAAAAATATCAATATATGGCTTCTTTGTAGAATCTATTGTGAGGCTATCCAAAATATTTGTTGTAGAATGTTAGTATAATCACCATAGCTACGGCCTCATCGTTGTTAAAAATCATCGTATGGATAACATCCCAACAATATTAAATCACATGCCAAAAGTCTACATAACTATATTATTAGACGACGATTTTAGAATGTGTATCGTTGTTTGAAATCAACAATGGTGCAAGCAAATTGTCTTAATTGGAGTGTGAAAATACGTCGGTCACAACCACGACGGGTTTGAAGGAATAAAGACGTTGtcttttctattattttagtAGTGTCGGCAAAATGTTGGGCTGGTTCAGTTATATAGGTAAATAGCATGCACTCGAGTCCATGTAGTCTGTCATCAACACAAGAAGAAACCAAATAGCATGGCTGTCTATTTCAAGTTTTGTAGCGTAGTGTCGGCAAAATGTTGGGCTAGTTCACTTATATAAGCAAGAGCATGCACTTGAGTCCATATGGTCTCTTGTCAACAATACACGAAGAAGCCAATCACATCTTCAAAACTGTTTAAATGATCTTCAACAATCCTTGCGTAATATTCATCAGTTTcaacaagttttttttgtggaaaatttcTAAACTATTTTTATATGGCCAAATTGACAAAAATACAATCATAACGTGCAAAACTGAAAGTAATAATATATCACATGATCTTTTGGCTTTTTCTTCTGAGACACACCCAATCAATAATGTTCAAGAAGAGAGAGACATGGCTGTTTTCTTCCTCTCCGTTCTCCAGGCAGGGTTAGAAACTATGATCTCTTCTGTTTTCTACTTTCTCTAGAAGAACGCATGCAGCTGCGGTTTTTACTGAGATATGGTCAACTACGCTAATGCTTCAAGTGATTTGAAGCATCTAATCCCCTTGGGAGAATGTTTTCCTAATTGTTGTTGTACCTGTGCCGTTCGTACAAGAATTAACACAACAAAGATTGAGATTATTTAACCAAAGGAGGATAGCTTTGTAGGAGGAATCTTAGACTCTTCTCGTGGGAAAGCCATGAACCTTTCAGAAATATTTGCTCTTAGTGTTTTTTTGACCAAAAGTAAGTATTAGATTACTTTGCTTTTGTGGATTTATTCCCCATGCTTTCCTCTGTTAAAATTCCACTTAATCCATTGCAACTTACAAGCATTTATCTAATAAAACTTTTGACTGcacttttttttgtcttttttggtCGGGGTTTTCTGTTATGTGGAATAATTTCactatctttttgtttttcttttccttaacAGGAACTCTAACATTTGATTTATGTGCCATATGTTGACGTAAtcttttaattaatcaatgaaatttatttttttaattaattaaaggatttatttttctatttttatataattgataaatcattgtataattgtgagatactttcctaattctttactgtatctaattccttgtaaagcACCATAtaaactcttatatatacctccttataaagaagaataaagttaacctaatacattcaaaccatattcatattttagcatggtatcagagcaattaATCTTCGGTTGTCTCTAAATTCTCATATCAAACtttcttcaaacacaaacctaaatcctcatatcaactttcttcaaacacaaaccctaaatcatatTCCTCATATTTATCTTTCCCAAATTCATATCTCCATACACATCCCTCATATCTTCAAATTCCTAAAcacatctttttcttttacccTCAAATTCTTCCCCTACCATGGATATCGTCCCATCTTCCAAAACAAACGCACCACTCCACCATTCTCCCAAATTGTTACTATTCATAGTGACAACACTCCGTTTCCTACCGGCATCATCTTGATAGAGACTAATTATGCCTTATGGTCTCAAGTCATGGAGATGCATATTGCTGCCCGCGAAAAATTAGGGTACCTAACCGGCGACGCTCTGCAACCTTCTAAGCTCTCCTCCACCTACAACAAATAGTGTACAGAGAACTTTCGGGTCAAGGGGTGGCTCATTGACTCTATGTCTCCCGACTTGATGGGTCGTTTCATCCGTTTAAGTACCGCCAAAGAAATTTGGGATGCCATCAAGAAAACCTACTTTGATGGTGGAGatgaaacttttctttttgatcTCAACAAACATGGGTTCACCATTAAACAAAATGGTGTACCTATCCACAAATACTACAGCCAGCTGCAGACCATTTTTCAGGAGATTGATCACTGCGACTCCGACGTGACTGAGCGCTTGACAGAACTGGATCGCCTTCGTGTTCACCTATTTCTTGTCGGGCTTGACCCTCAGTTTGATTAAGTTCGGGGGGACGCAAAGATCCCAAATTAGACCTTGACCAAACCTTTGCATATGTACGTCATGAAGCTCAACAACGCTTGACCATGGCCAATACTCCAGACACTGCGGTCCTGGCCACTCAACGTCTACGGGGCCCTCCTCCATCTACCGATGGCGCTTCTCAGACTCAAGTCACAGGCTCTAGTTCAGAGCACAAATGCACTCACTGTGGTGGAAGCAAACATACCCATGTCGAATTGATTGGGTACTGGGATTGGTGGGACTACTCCAAAGCTCCCCGCAAGAATAGGAGCAAATCACTCAACACATCCTCCGCCTCAGATGTTCCGACTGCACCGGCTCCCGCCTCTGCCTCTGTAGCCACAACAGGTACCCAAGGttatgttttgcatagttcttCAAAGAAACACACATAGGTTATTGACACCGGAGCCACTGATCACATGACCTTTGATTTTGGACAAATTACCTCTCATACACCGTCCTCTCAATCGGTGGTGTCTAATGTCAATGGTACCCCCTCTCTAGTAATTGGGGAGggttccctctctctctctctctctgactctCTCACTTTGGATTCTGTGTTGATTGTTCCATCATTAAACCATAATCTCTTGTCTATTGCCCAAATTACTACGGTTTTGAATTGCAGTGTAACTTTTTGGCCTACTCATTGTGTTTTTTAGGACATTCTCAACAGCAAGACGATTGGTTGTGGTACTAGGAAGGGCAAACTCTACTATCTGGACTTGACATTTGACAGTGAAGCCAGCCTAAGTCAAGCTTACACAATTGGGGGTGCGAGTGTTGAGAAAAAGACTTCAGAAGTATGGTTATGGCATCGCTGTCTTGGACATGCTTCATTTGGATATTTACAGAAGATATTTCCTTCATTATTTTTCGATTTAGATATTTCCAGTTTTAAGTGTGACATTTGTGAACTGGCCAAGAGCCATCGTGTTTTGTTTCCCttaagttcaaataaaactttgtttcatttttctcttgttcattTTGATGTTTGGGGCCTTGCTAAAATTACCACACCAGGGGGTGCTAGATGGTTTGTCACGTTTATTGATGATTGCACACGCATGACCTGGGTTTCCCTTCTCAAAACAAAAGGGGAAGTCAGTTCCAAGTTTCAACAGTTCTATCAAATGGTGGAAACACAATTTCATACTCGAATTCAGGTTTTTCGTTTCGACAATGGCGGCGAATTTCTCAACCATAATCTTAATCAATTCTTCCAAGATCATGGCATCGTCTATCAACGCTCATGCCCTTACACTCCTCAACAGAATGGTGtagctgaacgaaagaatagACACTTATTGGAAGTAATTCGTGCCTATCTTTTTGGTGCCAATATGCCTAGGCCTTTTTGGGGAGAAGTCGTCCTCTCTACAGCATACCTTATCAATCGGATTCCCTCCAGTATCCTAAATTTCAAAACCCCCTTGAAACACTCTATCACCATATCCAAATACCTCCTACCCAAAACTTGGAACCTAGTCACTTAGCGgagtaagaaacaaaatgtgaTTTCTCGGTCAAGTGCTGAAGCAGAGTATCGAGGAATGGCTCACGGAGTTTGTGAATTACTATGGATCAGAATACTATTGACAGAATTGGGTTTCAAGTCATAAAAGTCAATGGAGTTACATTGTGATAATTAAGGGCGGGCGCGGTccggttctcacctcaaacTGGAACCGAAATCGGTACTATTTAACCGGTCCGatttaggcaaaaaaaatttcaaaaaccgaCTAGTTCCGGTTTTGAATcggatttttaatttttttaatttttttttcaaaattttttttaaaaaaaattataataaataacttatttttttggcttaaaaattaacaaataatccaattcatacatttataaatttataaatttttttgaagttgaacttggaaaaatagtgattataaaatttaaaatatggcattagattttaaatttttgtataaatatatatatatgaccgGTCCGATGCGATGGGGTGTAAAATCGAAACCGAAATTGGTTCGGTCcgatttgttgacttttttggtcaatcgattttttttccgatttttttttcacttgttCGGTTTGGTGTTCTGATTTTTGGGTCCCGATGCACACCCCTAGTGATAACAAGTCAGCCATTGATATTGCCTATAATCtagttcaacatgatcgaacaaaacatgttgaggtggatagacattttatcaaagaaaaaattgagaagaagattATTTGCCTACCATTCGTAAGATCAGAGGATCAATTGACAGATTAACCAAAGCTGTTTGTAGAAGAGTATTTCATGACTTACTTACCAAGTTAGAAATTGGTGACGTATATGTaccaacttgaggaggagtgttgacataagtctcctaattaatcaaggagatttatttccttgattaattaagggatttactttcttatttttatgtaattgataaatcattgtataattaggagatactttcctaattttttactgtatctaattccttgtaaagcaccatgtaaactcttatatatacctccttattgagaagaataaagttaacctaatacattcaaattatattcatattttagcaccaTATACATTcagttaattaaaaaaataaaataaatataaggcAATTTACAAACTAGAGTGTGAACGCAAATGTGGGTTAAGTCAATTTGATATGACAATGTGTTTGCCCCTTACGATTAAGTTCGAATCCCCTctctaaaatataataattttagTTGTTACTTACTAAAATTCTCGGATTCAAATCTCATGGATGAGAGTTAGTTTGTGTTGTGAATAAAATAAGTAAGAATCTATAAGGTGgttgaattattaattattagatGGGATGATACTTTGGTTGATTTTGTTAATATAAATGAAGCCATCTGCATGGTAAGTGGGTATTGGAAACTTGCTTTAGTTAACGACGAAGCatggaattttatttatttttgtctcaGGTAGTGCTTTGAAAGGTAAGAATCTGTGCTGGTCTTTGTTGGCCTTTCTTCCTTCTAGTCTCTTTTAAGGGAGTAGGAATATAACCaaaaggaatatatatatatatatatatcgttTCTTTTTGAATTCATATATTTATCAAAGTTCAATAGCTCTTGACAGACAGAATAATAATCTGAGGTACGTCTGGCTAATTTAATGCTGTGATCTGAAGTTGATCCACCTGAGGCAAGGCAGTTTCAGTCGATCCATAAAATTTTACCATGGATCAAGATGCGTTTGGTAGTACTTATAGAAAAGCTTTAGGTAGCATAATTAAGCACTTgaattttcaatatattttataatggaataaaaaaaacaaagagaaatattcTCATAAAGTGATTAGATGCTTCAAATCACTTACAGCATTGGCGTAGTTGTGGCCATATCTCAGTAAAAACCTCAGGTGCATTCTTCTAGAAGGAgggggtaaaaaaaaaacaaagagaaatgttgacttttcttttttgtcaactCGTTAGTACGAATGAATTGCATCTTCTGTAgcgttttgttttaatattcttTGAGGTCGCACAGAGTCAGAACTCTTTGCACTAAAATTTGAAGGACTTATCAAACTCACCTAACACGACCAATATAGAATCATATGGTGAAAAGAACTCtctgattatatatatataatctaaaGAATGACCATAACTACTTCAAAAtcattctgaaattttaaatgttaaaCTAATATTGGTGATATCTCTAAATCCAACAAACATATACTGTTTACAAAGACATTTAAGCCACCACATACAAAAACAACCAGATACTGCTTTCAATTCAATTAGTATATGCTTTTCCCGTCTCTAATGTTAATTAATTCACTTAATAGCTCCATTAGCTTAGCCCTCCATCAAATCTCCATCAAGACCGGATTACTTTCACTAACCTCAGTAAGTATATAGGTGTTCTATTTGAGGATTATAACcagtaatttttttgaatatgACCTACCTGTACTTGTCTCTTTTTCTCTAACGAATAAAATCGTATTGCTTTCTcgaaaaaaaactaaagattTCAGTAATTTGTACTTTATCATTTAAACACACAATTATTCTTTGAAACACTCTGAATTAACATCAAAGTCCATGTGTACCAAATcgtcttttttggtcaacctaAAACCATATATAGTCAATAACTAAAACTTTTGGCTAACTATGGACCAATGACATGGGTTTATGGTGCATGCACCAAACCACACATCATAGTTTTTAGAGCAAGAAGCTAATTGGTAGGTCACCCCAAGGTTTAATTTACTTCTAGCTCCCGTTGAACATTTGCCTCTCGCATTCTCTTCACATGGTGCAAACCCATATACgccttcaaataaaataatattaagttTTCACAACAAACTAAAAAGACCCACGCGTGAGAATTTGATGGGTGCAAAGGTCAAAGGGTCAAACTCCAGAttaaatatatacaaaaaaatggaTGGAGTCTTTGTATGTTTGCGCAATGGAGGATGTCTCTCTCAGTAGAATAATAAATATGAATTGTTTATTAAGTAATTGAGTCTTGAGTCTTGACCGCGTTCTATCACACGCACAGTAGAAATGCCACTTTTTTCGTCTTTAGTAATATAGTCAGTCCAaatccttctctctctctctctctctcattctcttttcAGTCTTAcctccttctctttctctctcttcaacttATATAAACCCTTCAGATCACATTCAAATCTATTCCCCAAAGGAAATCCGAACAAGTCTAATTAATTTCTGTTTCTTACCCACTAACCCCAATCCAATCCGAATTCTTTGTAGCTCTTATATACAATTTCTATATCCTCAAATTAACTCAAACCAGATGGATATGGCCGATGTTCATGTTCATGATCACGTGAGAGCAGGTTATGGCTCATCAGCAGCACCAGCAGAAATTCATGATCAAATACcaagtgaagaagaagacgtcGACTTAAGAAAAGGACCATGGACAGTTGAGGAAGACTCCGTTCTCTTCGATTACATCAACATCCACGGCGAAGGGCGCTGGAATTCACTGGCTCGCCATGCAGGTAATCTTTCGACATGTTCtgtgaagaaaaatatcagTAGACTAATAACGAGTCGAGTCCGATATATCAATTATGGTGCCATACGTAACTAGCTAGCTAgcatttttcttccttcaagcctttgaaaaaatatatatataactagaCATAAATTATTACGCAGTTAAAATTTCCAGTGCTTAAGTCTTGATATTCTCTTTGATCGACTCATGCCCTGGCTTATGATCAATACATATGATCTTCACAAAGTTGTAAATAATAACCTGCAGGTCTTAAACGAACTGGTAAAAGCTGCAGATTAAGATGGTTAAATTACTTGCGGCCCAGTGTTCGACGAGGAAACATAACCCTCCAAGAACAGCTTTTAATTCTTCAACTTCATTCTCGCTGGGGAAACAGGTACATGATTATATAGCCTACCTATAAgcttttcaatatatattttcatcatTGATTAGATTCTTTCTATTAACTTTAATCCtttgtattaattttgtttttcatggaAATCAAATTTAGGTGGTCCAAGATAGCCGAATACTTGCCTGGTAGAACAGACAATGAGATTAAGAACTACTGGAGAACAAGAGTCCAAAAGCAAGCAAAGCAGCTCAAATGTGACGTCAACAGCAAACAATTCCAAGACGCCATGCGTTACGTCTGGATTCCCCGCCTTATAGAGCGGATCCAGGCATTGCCTCAATCTTTACCGGGTCAATCCAGTACTGAGAGTACCGGTCTCACCACCGCATCCGAATCTCAAAACTGGATTGACTCGAATTTGATGCCCGAAACATCGGGCAGTACGTCATCAGAGTCGTCAGATCAGCTTCAAGTTTGTTCAATTCCGGACCCTACTACTACTGATCAATTCATGAACTATCCATCTACGAATCAATATGGTTCAGACAACGGGTCGGGTTGCTACGAATATGGTACAAATTCAGATTTTCTAGGTTTTGAACAAAGCAATTATTGGTCATCAAGTGGTGGGGACATATCAGTGGAGAATTTGTGGAATGAAGAGAATATATGGTTCCTGCAACAACAGCTTAGTGATGACCAGTGGAATTGATAGGGGTCTAATCATATCATACTAGTTTTCTTACGTGACGCATTGGTGATTCCATGACGTAATCATATCAAACTAGAATAGAAAACAGCTGCATTATTCCAAATTTGACAAACTTTAGAAAGAGACCTTTTGTTGCGTTTAATTAAGCACAAATGCAtaccatatttttatatttttaggtTCATTTTTGGGGGACTCTAACTAGCTGCCCATTTTATGTAATTACgtacaaataaaaattgttttttttagacACATTATGAatcaaaatcataaataattatgtgaaattatatttagcTTTTCCATCTGACTTTAGTTCATATAATTAAGATGAcagtaatttaattta
It encodes:
- the LOC18788093 gene encoding transcription factor MYB108, with the protein product MDMADVHVHDHVRAGYGSSAAPAEIHDQIPSEEEDVDLRKGPWTVEEDSVLFDYINIHGEGRWNSLARHAGLKRTGKSCRLRWLNYLRPSVRRGNITLQEQLLILQLHSRWGNRWSKIAEYLPGRTDNEIKNYWRTRVQKQAKQLKCDVNSKQFQDAMRYVWIPRLIERIQALPQSLPGQSSTESTGLTTASESQNWIDSNLMPETSGSTSSESSDQLQVCSIPDPTTTDQFMNYPSTNQYGSDNGSGCYEYGTNSDFLGFEQSNYWSSSGGDISVENLWNEENIWFLQQQLSDDQWN